The Cydia splendana chromosome Z, ilCydSple1.2, whole genome shotgun sequence genome window below encodes:
- the LOC134804007 gene encoding uncharacterized protein LOC134804007, with protein sequence MADLMPKGILYQSTKANHNFNYSYFFNFNFSYFFNFIFSNLFYFFNFNFSNFNFFNNSNFFIFLTFFDFCNFFILVNLLNYFNCASVFNFFNFINFFKFSILQILQISDFFIFLNFFNLSNFFNYKFSSYQLLQPFQLLQLQLYQLQIQLLQL encoded by the coding sequence atggcggacttaatgcctaaaggcattctctaccagtcaaccaaagCCAACCATAACTTCAACTACTcctacttctttaacttcaacttctcctacttcttcaacttcatctTCTCCAACCTTTTTTACTTCTTCAAttttaacttctccaacttcaacttcttcaacaacTCCAACTTCTTTATCTTCCTAACCTTCTTCGACTTCTGCAACTTCTTCATCTTAGTCAACTTACTTAACTACTTCAACTGCGCCAGCGtattcaacttcttcaacttcattaACTTCTTTAAGTTCTCCATCTTACAAATTCTTCAAATCTCCGACTTCTTTATCTTCCTAAACTTCTTCAATTTATCCAATTTCTTCAACTACAAATTCTCCAGCtatcaacttcttcaaccttttcaacttcttcaacttcaactttaccaacttcaaattcaacttctccaactctaa